The DNA region AGCACTACGACTGCACCGTTCACGCGCTCCACGTCGTCGATAGCTCGCCGGTCGAGCGAAAACTCGAGCTGACCGCTCTGGACGACGAGTCACTTCCCGAATCGTGGCACGCCGCCGGCGACGACGCCACACAGCGGATCGCTGATCGGGCGATTAACAGAGGGGTTCAGGCCAAGACGGAAGTTCGTCGCGGCATCCCCGCCCGTGAGATCGCATCGTACGTCGACGACAACGACATTGACCTCGTGAGTATGGGAACGCGCGGGCACACCGGCCTCGACCGCCTCCTCCTCGGCAGCGTCACGACGCGGATCGTCCGAACCCTCGACGTTCCCGTGCTCTGTGTGAACGCGCGAAAAACCGATCCAGCTACTGAACCGCAACAACCCGTACAGTTCGACGACGTTCTCGTGCCGACTGACGGGAGCAAACCGGCACAGGCCGCCGTCGCCCGAGCCGTCGATATCGCACGAACCTACGGTGCGACGCTGCACGGCCTCTACGTCGTCGACCGGCGTGCCTACGCGTCACGGCCGGGGAGTACGTGGACCGACCTCCAGCAGGTGCTGGAAGATCACGGCACGAACGTCCTCGAAGAGTTGGAGTCGAAGGCCGAAGAAGCGAACGTCCCTGCAGTAACCGAGGTCCGTCACGGGGTCCCCCATCGGGCGATACAGGAGTATGCAGCCGATACTGACGTTGACCTCATCGTGATGGGAACACACGGCCGATCTGGCCTGTCCAGACAGCTCATCGGAAGCGTCACCGAGCGGGTGCTCCGTAGCTCTGATG from Salinigranum rubrum includes:
- a CDS encoding universal stress protein: MYDHILVPTDGSDHVEPAVEYALDLAQHYDCTVHALHVVDSSPVERKLELTALDDESLPESWHAAGDDATQRIADRAINRGVQAKTEVRRGIPAREIASYVDDNDIDLVSMGTRGHTGLDRLLLGSVTTRIVRTLDVPVLCVNARKTDPATEPQQPVQFDDVLVPTDGSKPAQAAVARAVDIARTYGATLHGLYVVDRRAYASRPGSTWTDLQQVLEDHGTNVLEELESKAEEANVPAVTEVRHGVPHRAIQEYAADTDVDLIVMGTHGRSGLSRQLIGSVTERVLRSSDVPVLTTRRSG